Proteins encoded by one window of Kineosporia sp. NBRC 101731:
- a CDS encoding DUF4253 domain-containing protein, whose amino-acid sequence MLNQPDEIMAAFRGTALDGMDVDPVPDCDVLAVQWPDPSDVLTGWRAARDVMAVTGRRPVAVSDNYELGFPEVEPAALARIETAAFSLDPWPGMYGRESDEPVETVNLETVSQLLGFWRTGPEWNPDALARELLPGIPASITWNGLNRHLLDQIWDDPARLAQLSHPGGKETSGALNWYIPDHVYLALLPTTSAWSPMTWLDYFGEDNHQVLAACLQQWHQAWGAELVASWGTMLQFVSTRRPRFGPEAWNLARQQLALGGSLQIPQISLAWDLAHTNAWFLHDRP is encoded by the coding sequence TCATGGCCGCGTTCCGGGGAACCGCCCTGGACGGGATGGACGTCGATCCGGTTCCGGACTGCGATGTGCTGGCGGTTCAGTGGCCGGACCCCAGCGACGTGCTCACCGGCTGGAGGGCGGCGCGGGACGTGATGGCCGTGACCGGACGACGCCCGGTCGCGGTCTCCGACAACTACGAACTCGGGTTCCCCGAGGTCGAGCCGGCCGCACTGGCCCGGATCGAGACGGCCGCCTTCTCTCTGGACCCGTGGCCCGGGATGTACGGCCGGGAGAGCGACGAACCCGTGGAGACCGTCAATCTGGAGACCGTCTCGCAGCTCCTGGGCTTCTGGCGGACCGGACCGGAATGGAATCCCGACGCCCTGGCGCGTGAGCTCCTGCCCGGCATACCGGCCTCGATCACCTGGAACGGCCTGAACCGCCACCTCCTCGATCAGATCTGGGACGACCCGGCGCGGCTCGCGCAGCTGAGTCACCCCGGTGGGAAGGAGACCTCCGGGGCACTGAACTGGTACATCCCCGATCACGTCTACCTGGCTCTGCTCCCCACGACCAGTGCCTGGTCGCCGATGACCTGGCTGGACTATTTCGGCGAGGACAACCATCAGGTTCTGGCCGCCTGCCTGCAGCAATGGCATCAGGCCTGGGGTGCCGAACTCGTCGCGTCCTGGGGAACCATGCTCCAGTTCGTCAGCACCCGGCGACCGCGCTTCGGGCCGGAAGCCTGGAACCTCGCGCGGCAGCAGCTGGCACTGGGAGGCAGTCTCCAGATACCCCAGATCTCGCTGGCCTGGGACCTGGCCCACACCAACGCCTGGTTCCTCCACGACCGCCCCTAG
- a CDS encoding SDR family oxidoreductase → MSQQRVAVVTGASRGIGRQIALTLATQGQAVVVGYAGRAEAAAAVVQEITAAGGRAVAFQADVADEHAVAAMFDTAEAEFGSVDVVVNSAGRMSLTTIAEINLDDLDAMHRTNIRGTFVVLREAARRVRAGGAVVTLSTSVVGLQFPTYGGYAASKGAVEAATLILARELRGRDITVNTVAPGPTATELFLEGKDQPTIDHLAKQAPLERLGTPEDIADVVAFLAGPTGRWVNGQVLRANGGII, encoded by the coding sequence ATGAGCCAGCAGCGCGTAGCAGTCGTCACCGGGGCCAGCCGGGGTATCGGCCGGCAGATCGCCCTCACCCTGGCCACGCAGGGGCAGGCCGTCGTCGTCGGGTACGCGGGGCGGGCCGAGGCCGCCGCCGCCGTGGTGCAGGAGATCACCGCCGCGGGCGGACGGGCCGTGGCCTTCCAGGCCGACGTCGCCGACGAGCACGCGGTCGCAGCGATGTTCGACACGGCGGAGGCCGAGTTCGGCAGTGTCGACGTGGTGGTGAACTCGGCCGGGCGGATGTCTCTGACCACGATCGCCGAGATCAACCTCGACGACCTGGATGCCATGCACCGCACCAACATCCGTGGCACCTTCGTGGTCCTGCGGGAAGCGGCGCGGCGGGTGCGCGCGGGTGGCGCCGTGGTCACGCTGTCGACCTCGGTGGTCGGGCTACAGTTCCCGACCTACGGCGGCTACGCGGCCAGTAAGGGTGCGGTCGAGGCGGCCACGCTGATCCTGGCCCGCGAACTGCGGGGGCGTGACATCACGGTCAACACGGTGGCCCCCGGCCCGACGGCGACCGAGCTGTTCCTCGAGGGCAAAGACCAGCCCACGATCGACCACCTGGCCAAGCAGGCTCCGCTGGAGCGCCTGGGCACCCCGGAAGACATTGCCGACGTCGTGGCCTTCCTGGCCGGGCCGACCGGCCGCTGGGTCAACGGTCAGGTGCTCCGCGCCAACGGCGGAATCATCTAA